The Thermocrinis ruber genome has a window encoding:
- a CDS encoding dihydroorotate dehydrogenase electron transfer subunit translates to MRELRVKVLKNLEVGPQTYLMELEFPFPEEIKPGHFVMLKGWNGLDPMGRRAFAIADKKEDRISIYYQVVGRGTALMARLKEGDSVEILGPLGNRLFRLDGQKHLLLGGGIGMPGLSLLAKELKALGKEVFVCYGARSSSLLVMKEWLKENGIEHKLFTDDGSEGQRGSVLQALKDFDESWVVHACGPKKMLKALKEMAKGREVYLSLEADMACGWGVCLGCVVPSKDGKFLRVCYEGPVFPAEEVVL, encoded by the coding sequence ATGAGAGAGTTAAGGGTTAAAGTGTTAAAAAACTTAGAGGTGGGTCCGCAAACCTACCTTATGGAGTTGGAGTTTCCTTTTCCGGAGGAAATAAAACCCGGACATTTTGTGATGTTGAAGGGTTGGAATGGGCTTGACCCTATGGGCAGGAGGGCTTTTGCCATAGCGGACAAAAAAGAGGACCGAATAAGCATATACTACCAAGTGGTTGGTAGGGGCACCGCCCTGATGGCAAGGCTCAAGGAAGGCGACAGCGTGGAAATTCTTGGTCCTTTGGGAAACAGGCTCTTTAGGTTGGATGGACAGAAGCACCTTCTTTTAGGTGGTGGCATAGGCATGCCTGGACTTTCCCTTCTGGCAAAGGAGTTAAAAGCCCTTGGCAAAGAGGTCTTTGTATGCTACGGAGCGAGGAGTTCAAGCCTTTTGGTAATGAAGGAGTGGCTGAAGGAGAATGGCATAGAGCACAAACTTTTTACCGACGATGGCTCCGAGGGGCAAAGGGGTAGCGTTCTACAAGCCCTAAAGGACTTTGATGAATCCTGGGTTGTTCATGCGTGCGGTCCTAAAAAGATGCTGAAAGCTCTCAAGGAGATGGCAAAGGGCAGGGAGGTTTATCTCTCTTTGGAGGCGGACATGGCTTGCGGTTGGGGTGTATGCCTTGGCTGTGTGGTGCCATCAAAGGATGGAAAATTTTTGAGGGTTTGCTACGAGGGACCTGTCTTTCCTGCGGAGGAGGTGGTCCTATAA
- a CDS encoding SDR family oxidoreductase, which yields MERVAITGATGFVGRYVVKELLNRGYQVYALVRNAKKVRDIFPDGVDALEVDFSDKDSLRKALEKVQPHYVIHLIGILVEDRRSGSTFQRVHYLYAKNLYEILRELSPKRVVHMSALGTHKDAPSLYHQTKFMAEEFLKTSGLKYTILRPSLILGPEQRLFADMWNITKYLRVVALPGGGGYLFQPVDVRDVACAFVSAMEKEEAVNKTYELCGPDRVSFKELLEDIFSRWNRKVLLLPVPKIFMYIAGKVAEKVLSPPPFSSDQMLMMWRDNICGLDKDVESDGVRKLCNKEPIPYKESLEWSLKEFAKRMV from the coding sequence ATGGAGAGGGTAGCCATCACCGGTGCCACGGGCTTTGTGGGTAGGTATGTAGTCAAGGAGCTTTTAAACAGAGGCTACCAAGTTTATGCGCTCGTTAGAAACGCCAAGAAAGTAAGGGATATTTTCCCCGATGGCGTTGATGCCCTTGAGGTGGATTTTTCCGACAAAGATTCTTTAAGGAAAGCCCTTGAGAAAGTTCAGCCCCATTATGTTATCCATCTGATTGGCATACTAGTTGAAGACAGAAGGTCTGGCTCCACCTTTCAAAGGGTGCATTATCTTTATGCAAAGAACTTGTATGAGATATTAAGGGAGCTATCTCCCAAAAGGGTGGTTCATATGAGCGCACTCGGTACCCATAAAGACGCACCCTCTTTATACCACCAAACTAAGTTCATGGCGGAGGAGTTTTTGAAGACTTCCGGGCTAAAGTACACTATACTTAGACCCTCCCTAATCCTTGGTCCAGAGCAAAGGCTCTTTGCGGATATGTGGAACATTACCAAATATCTGCGGGTGGTAGCCTTGCCCGGAGGGGGTGGGTATCTCTTTCAGCCGGTGGATGTTAGGGATGTGGCCTGCGCCTTTGTGAGCGCCATGGAAAAGGAGGAAGCGGTAAACAAAACTTACGAGCTATGCGGTCCAGACAGGGTTAGCTTTAAGGAACTCTTAGAGGACATCTTTTCCCGTTGGAACAGAAAGGTTCTCCTTTTACCAGTGCCAAAAATTTTTATGTATATTGCGGGAAAAGTGGCGGAAAAGGTCCTCAGCCCACCACCCTTTAGCTCAGACCAGATGCTCATGATGTGGAGGGATAACATCTGCGGGCTTGACAAGGATGTGGAGTCAGACGGTGTTAGAAAGCTGTGCAACAAAGAGCCCATACCTTACAAAGAAAGCTTGGAGTGGAGTTTGAAAGAGTTTGCTAAAAGAATGGTATAA
- a CDS encoding ABC transporter permease, giving the protein MGLRFAYTVIFIFVLFALLADFIAPYPYALQNRQVPYHPPTRIHFFKDGRPTLPYVHKYELKDPLFKVYEKTNTTCRLEFFRKTPYGFKLLSVAEPCHLYLLGTDKLGRDIFSRLVYGARVSLTIGLVGVLTTFILGSVIGGISGLLGGRVDSILMRLVEVLLSIPTFYLMLSLRSVFPLNMGSFELFLAIVFILSFVGWAGLARVVRGMVLSLREKEFVYAARTYGAGTFRILFKHILPNTYYYLIVSATLSFPGFILGESALSLLGLGVSEPVPSWGNMLSEARNIPLISAYPWLLTPGVALFLVVFAFNLLGDQLLRKSNERVKG; this is encoded by the coding sequence GTGGGTTTGAGGTTTGCATACACGGTGATTTTTATCTTTGTTCTCTTTGCCCTTCTGGCAGACTTTATAGCCCCCTATCCTTACGCCCTGCAAAACAGACAGGTACCTTACCATCCACCCACGCGCATTCATTTCTTTAAGGATGGCAGACCTACTCTACCTTACGTGCATAAGTACGAGCTAAAGGACCCCCTCTTTAAGGTCTATGAGAAAACGAACACCACCTGCAGGCTTGAGTTTTTCCGTAAAACACCCTATGGCTTTAAGCTCCTTTCGGTGGCAGAGCCCTGTCATCTTTACCTTTTGGGCACAGACAAGTTGGGCAGAGACATCTTCTCAAGGCTTGTGTATGGGGCAAGGGTCTCCTTGACCATTGGTTTGGTGGGTGTGCTTACTACCTTTATTTTGGGCTCGGTTATAGGGGGGATCTCCGGTCTTTTGGGTGGCAGGGTGGATAGTATTTTGATGAGGCTTGTGGAGGTCCTTCTTTCTATTCCTACCTTCTACCTTATGCTCTCTTTGAGGTCTGTCTTTCCTTTAAACATGGGTAGCTTTGAGCTCTTTCTTGCCATCGTGTTCATTCTTTCCTTTGTGGGATGGGCGGGGCTGGCGCGAGTGGTCAGGGGAATGGTGCTCTCTTTGAGGGAAAAGGAGTTTGTCTATGCAGCGAGGACCTACGGTGCGGGCACATTCCGCATTCTCTTTAAGCATATCCTTCCGAACACTTATTACTATCTGATCGTTTCTGCCACTCTTTCCTTTCCGGGCTTTATCTTGGGAGAATCTGCTTTAAGCCTTTTGGGTTTGGGTGTTTCGGAGCCTGTGCCCAGCTGGGGTAACATGCTTTCGGAAGCAAGGAATATTCCTCTGATCAGTGCCTATCCGTGGCTTTTGACGCCGGGTGTTGCCCTCTTTTTGGTGGTCTTTGCCTTTAACCTGCTTGGAGATCAGCTTTTGAGGAAGAGCAATGAGAGAGTTAAGGGTTAA
- a CDS encoding ATP-binding protein, translating into MADKNCPICKGTGFVDKGNVVELCQCRFKEENFQRLLNIPKKFWSAELDNYQPISPAQRRALEVCKEFVFNFNPEEGKGITLVGPPQMGKTHLVVGVLKALYRQKRIRGFFFDTKEMLFQLRFYAGSEEDKYSRMLKFLMRVPVLALDDLGSERLSDWSIEVLSLLITYRYNHQLSTLITTNYQLKKSEEDLLNSLEERLSPGVVGKLFHMNEVVYIS; encoded by the coding sequence ATGGCAGACAAAAACTGTCCAATCTGTAAGGGAACGGGCTTTGTGGATAAGGGTAATGTGGTTGAATTGTGCCAATGTAGGTTTAAGGAGGAGAACTTTCAAAGGCTTTTGAACATTCCTAAAAAGTTCTGGAGTGCGGAGCTTGATAACTACCAACCCATTTCACCAGCCCAAAGGAGAGCCCTTGAAGTTTGTAAGGAGTTTGTTTTCAATTTTAATCCCGAGGAGGGCAAGGGCATTACCTTAGTGGGACCTCCCCAGATGGGAAAGACCCATTTGGTAGTGGGTGTCCTAAAGGCACTATACAGACAAAAAAGGATCAGAGGCTTTTTCTTTGATACTAAGGAGATGCTCTTTCAACTTAGATTTTACGCAGGCTCCGAGGAAGATAAATACAGTAGGATGCTCAAGTTTTTGATGAGGGTTCCTGTTTTGGCGCTGGATGACCTGGGCAGTGAAAGGCTCTCCGACTGGAGCATAGAGGTTCTCTCTTTGCTCATCACATACCGCTACAATCATCAACTCAGTACTCTCATCACCACCAACTACCAGCTTAAGAAGTCCGAGGAAGACCTCTTAAACAGTTTGGAGGAAAGGCTTTCCCCCGGAGTGGTGGGAAAGCTCTTCCACATGAACGAAGTGGTCTATATCTCTTAA
- a CDS encoding flagellar hook protein FlgE: MMRSFFNAVTGLNAYRTWMDITSDNLANVNNIGFKGSRPIFQDVVSSVTIGLNTVTNTVKSTTYGAGVLVDSTQKLWTIGNFKQTGVNTDLAIQGKGLFIVKDPISKISYYTRDGQFRLSRDGYMVNSAGFKLQGFKVDEKGNIVGTGLEDIHVVQQLTPKATSTINFLQPSNLNADAGIPAVAFDPTNPASYNYKYTITIYDSLGTPYQADLFFRRVTTNTWEIYLRSDIDPATPGYELSGDWTVSFDPSGKLIYDNTTVLREPSPDGRNFLYYLNPATLTVPTATPSGGTFPANTDWRIYVGETPQTGAPGVGGSISNSYITQYSADFVITADQNGYAKGDLVDVYVLSEDGAVVGVYSNGKSLPSYRVAIAVFSDPEELIKKGANLYTSISTPTIMVAGSSEKVRSGMLEMSNVDIASEFINLISAQRAYQANARTITATNTILDDTINLVR, from the coding sequence ATGATGAGAAGTTTTTTTAACGCAGTAACTGGGCTAAATGCCTACAGAACATGGATGGATATAACCTCAGACAATTTGGCAAATGTGAATAATATTGGTTTCAAGGGAAGTAGACCTATCTTTCAGGACGTGGTATCCTCCGTTACCATAGGACTAAACACTGTAACCAATACCGTGAAATCTACCACCTACGGTGCTGGTGTTTTGGTGGATAGCACCCAAAAGCTTTGGACTATAGGCAACTTTAAGCAAACAGGCGTGAACACAGACCTTGCAATACAGGGAAAGGGGCTTTTTATAGTAAAAGATCCAATCAGCAAAATATCCTATTACACTAGGGATGGGCAGTTTAGACTAAGCAGGGATGGGTATATGGTAAATTCGGCAGGATTTAAGCTTCAGGGCTTTAAAGTTGATGAAAAAGGAAATATTGTTGGCACAGGTTTGGAGGATATACATGTTGTGCAACAGCTTACGCCAAAAGCCACAAGCACCATAAACTTTTTACAACCTTCCAACCTAAACGCGGATGCAGGTATACCAGCGGTAGCTTTTGACCCTACAAACCCTGCTTCCTATAACTACAAATACACCATAACCATATACGACAGCTTGGGAACTCCTTATCAGGCGGACCTCTTCTTTAGAAGAGTTACAACAAACACGTGGGAAATATATCTTAGGTCTGATATAGACCCAGCTACACCCGGATACGAACTGTCGGGAGATTGGACTGTGAGCTTTGACCCGTCAGGGAAGTTGATATATGACAATACTACGGTTCTCAGGGAACCTTCTCCAGATGGAAGGAATTTTCTATATTACCTAAATCCAGCCACATTAACTGTTCCCACCGCTACCCCCAGCGGTGGAACATTCCCCGCCAACACCGATTGGCGTATATATGTGGGTGAAACACCTCAAACTGGGGCCCCAGGTGTAGGAGGCTCCATATCAAACTCTTACATTACCCAGTATTCCGCAGACTTTGTAATAACCGCAGACCAGAATGGATATGCTAAGGGCGACCTGGTGGATGTTTACGTGCTATCTGAGGATGGTGCAGTCGTTGGTGTGTATTCCAATGGAAAATCTTTGCCCTCGTACAGGGTAGCCATAGCGGTCTTTTCCGACCCTGAGGAGTTGATAAAAAAGGGTGCAAATCTGTATACCTCCATTTCAACGCCAACCATAATGGTTGCCGGTAGTTCAGAAAAGGTGCGTTCTGGTATGTTGGAGATGTCAAACGTGGATATTGCCTCCGAATTTATAAACCTGATCTCCGCCCAAAGGGCTTATCAGGCTAACGCAAGAACTATAACTGCGACCAATACGATCCTTGATGATACTATAAACTTGGTGAGGTAG
- a CDS encoding riboflavin synthase: MFSGIVEEVGIVEGLKPTPGGARLVVRSSLGELKLGDSVAVNGVCLTLVEWKGQLLSFDLSQETLSRSNLRFLKKGDPVNLERALRVGDRIGGHFLQGHVDFTSPIEALSQRGEHWELRVRVPKEYLPYVVEKGSIGIDGISLTINYIQGEIISINIIPHTYQNTNLRSRKKGDLVNVELDILGKYVVNYLNLLQRDARIEKLWSGLWG; the protein is encoded by the coding sequence ATGTTCTCCGGCATAGTGGAAGAGGTGGGAATCGTTGAGGGTCTGAAGCCCACACCGGGGGGTGCAAGGTTGGTAGTAAGGAGCTCTTTGGGGGAGTTAAAGTTGGGTGATAGCGTGGCGGTCAATGGTGTGTGCCTTACGTTGGTGGAATGGAAAGGTCAGTTGCTCAGCTTTGACCTATCTCAAGAAACCCTTAGCAGGAGTAATCTGAGGTTTTTAAAGAAAGGAGACCCAGTAAATCTTGAAAGAGCCCTGCGGGTGGGGGACCGCATAGGGGGACACTTTTTGCAAGGGCATGTGGATTTTACCTCTCCCATAGAAGCCCTTTCCCAAAGAGGAGAACATTGGGAACTGAGGGTCCGAGTGCCAAAGGAGTATTTACCCTATGTGGTAGAAAAGGGCTCCATCGGCATAGACGGCATAAGCCTAACCATAAACTACATTCAGGGAGAAATTATAAGCATAAACATTATCCCACACACCTACCAAAACACAAACCTTAGGTCAAGAAAAAAGGGAGACCTGGTGAATGTGGAGCTGGACATCTTGGGCAAGTATGTGGTGAATTACCTAAACCTTTTGCAAAGGGACGCAAGAATAGAAAAGCTTTGGAGTGGGCTATGGGGCTGA
- a CDS encoding lytic transglycosylase domain-containing protein, whose amino-acid sequence MGLRWLILLAFFNLSFGFYHCFFDAGERYRVDPYLLSAIASVESGFDPKAVNYNKNGSVDYGIMQINSFWLKKYKIPKEWIWEPCYNIHFGAMVLRRCMDSYPNNLKKAIDCYNKGERAKDNSEYVLKVYKKYSKIAQMVR is encoded by the coding sequence ATGGGGCTGAGGTGGCTAATTCTCTTGGCTTTCTTTAACCTTTCTTTTGGTTTTTATCACTGCTTTTTTGATGCGGGGGAAAGGTACAGAGTGGACCCGTACCTTCTTTCTGCCATTGCCAGTGTGGAGAGCGGTTTTGACCCAAAGGCGGTCAATTACAACAAAAACGGAAGCGTAGATTACGGTATTATGCAGATAAACTCCTTTTGGCTGAAAAAATACAAAATTCCCAAGGAGTGGATATGGGAACCCTGCTATAACATACACTTTGGCGCCATGGTTTTAAGAAGATGCATGGACTCCTACCCAAACAACCTAAAGAAGGCAATAGATTGCTACAACAAGGGAGAGAGGGCAAAGGATAACAGCGAGTATGTGCTAAAGGTGTATAAAAAATACTCAAAGATCGCACAGATGGTCAGGTAG
- the metE gene encoding 5-methyltetrahydropteroyltriglutamate--homocysteine S-methyltransferase, with product MKTLAYGFPKLGEKREFKSLLENFWKGKIDETQFVDGMNNLRRWMVENYRQNVDMIPSNELSYYDFVLDTAVMLSAIPSRFGQYEGLKTYFEMARGKYALEMTKYFNTNYHYLVPELENAELKLLKNYLLEEYRFFKAMGVETIPKILSPFTFLKLSKVLKRKEEGPFPILELSKIEDQATFEKYFNAVFGVYEEVFKELKEEGVKEVLVEDPALCLELKDYEWDLVEEMYSCLSKYLDIYLLTYYDSVSDYQRYIKLPVKALGFDLVSNRENLENIRRFGFPEDKVLIAGVINGRQVWRACLDEKVRLVEELSKHAKDVIIANSCPLFHLPVSVEPENELDAELKERLAFAKEKLFELRTIKSAIEGDQQARLEVERVKKLLSIKFGEVPEVREKVKNLREEDFVRDVPYQERIKLQQDILKLPLLPTTTIGSFPQTEEVRRARTEYRNGKLSPEEYERFIKEQIEKVIRIQEDIGLDVLVHGEFERTDMVEFFAEKLGGIATTKHGWVLSYGSRVYRPPIIYGDVYRPEPMTLKEITYAQSLTQKPVKGMLTGPVTILNWSYYREDIPKEEIAYQIALALLEEVKDLENAGIKIIQIDEPAFREGAPLKKRDWPHYFSWAVKAFRLCSKAKPQTQIHTHMCYSEFNEVIEYIYQMDFDVISIEASRSKGEILSAFENFKGWDRQIGIGVYDIHSPAIPDKNSIRQILERAMKVLPVELLWVNPDCGLKTRRWEEVVPALKNMVECAEELRKELVSV from the coding sequence ATGAAAACTCTGGCTTATGGATTTCCAAAGCTCGGCGAAAAGAGGGAGTTCAAGTCTTTGCTTGAAAACTTTTGGAAGGGTAAGATAGACGAGACCCAGTTTGTGGACGGAATGAACAACCTCCGTCGGTGGATGGTGGAAAACTACAGGCAAAATGTGGATATGATCCCCTCCAACGAGCTATCTTACTACGACTTTGTCTTAGACACTGCGGTAATGCTTTCTGCCATACCCTCCCGCTTTGGACAGTATGAAGGCTTAAAAACCTACTTTGAAATGGCAAGGGGCAAGTATGCCCTTGAGATGACCAAATACTTCAACACCAACTATCACTACTTGGTGCCAGAGCTGGAAAATGCAGAGCTAAAGCTCTTGAAGAACTACCTCCTTGAGGAGTATAGGTTCTTTAAGGCTATGGGAGTGGAGACCATCCCAAAAATCCTTTCACCCTTCACCTTCTTAAAGCTTTCAAAAGTCCTCAAAAGAAAAGAAGAGGGTCCATTCCCAATCCTTGAACTTTCAAAAATAGAAGACCAGGCTACCTTTGAAAAATACTTCAATGCAGTTTTTGGAGTTTATGAGGAGGTTTTCAAAGAGTTAAAGGAGGAGGGTGTAAAAGAGGTTCTTGTAGAAGACCCAGCCCTCTGCTTGGAACTCAAAGACTATGAGTGGGACCTGGTGGAGGAGATGTATTCGTGCCTTTCAAAGTACTTGGACATATACCTTTTAACTTACTACGACAGCGTTTCCGACTACCAAAGGTATATAAAACTACCCGTGAAGGCTCTGGGCTTTGACCTTGTTTCCAACAGGGAAAACCTTGAGAATATAAGAAGGTTTGGTTTTCCAGAGGACAAAGTGCTCATAGCGGGTGTAATAAACGGCAGGCAGGTTTGGAGGGCATGCTTGGATGAGAAGGTCCGATTGGTGGAAGAGCTTAGCAAACATGCTAAGGATGTTATCATTGCTAACTCCTGCCCTCTCTTTCATCTGCCCGTTAGCGTGGAGCCAGAAAATGAGTTGGATGCTGAGCTAAAAGAAAGGCTTGCCTTTGCAAAGGAAAAGCTTTTTGAGCTGAGAACCATAAAGTCCGCCATTGAGGGCGACCAACAGGCAAGGTTGGAGGTGGAAAGGGTTAAAAAGCTCCTCTCCATTAAGTTTGGAGAGGTTCCTGAGGTTAGGGAAAAGGTCAAGAATCTGCGGGAAGAGGACTTTGTGAGAGATGTGCCCTACCAGGAGAGGATAAAGCTCCAGCAGGACATCCTAAAGCTTCCATTGCTCCCCACCACCACCATAGGCTCTTTCCCACAGACGGAGGAAGTCAGAAGGGCAAGAACCGAATACCGCAATGGCAAGCTAAGCCCAGAAGAGTACGAAAGGTTTATAAAAGAACAGATAGAGAAGGTCATAAGGATTCAGGAAGATATTGGACTGGACGTTTTGGTACACGGTGAGTTTGAAAGGACAGACATGGTAGAGTTCTTTGCAGAAAAACTTGGTGGAATTGCTACCACCAAACACGGATGGGTTCTATCTTACGGTTCAAGGGTCTATAGACCACCCATCATATACGGAGATGTTTATCGCCCAGAACCCATGACCCTAAAGGAAATCACCTACGCCCAGTCGTTGACCCAAAAGCCCGTTAAGGGCATGCTAACTGGACCTGTCACCATACTTAACTGGAGCTACTACAGAGAGGACATTCCCAAGGAAGAGATCGCATACCAAATAGCTTTAGCTTTGCTGGAAGAGGTAAAGGATTTAGAGAATGCTGGCATCAAGATAATACAGATAGACGAGCCTGCCTTTAGGGAAGGGGCACCCTTAAAGAAAAGGGATTGGCCCCATTACTTTAGCTGGGCGGTAAAAGCCTTTAGGCTCTGCTCCAAGGCAAAACCCCAGACCCAAATTCACACCCACATGTGCTACTCGGAGTTTAACGAAGTCATAGAGTACATATATCAGATGGATTTTGATGTTATATCCATAGAGGCATCCCGGAGCAAGGGAGAGATCTTGTCCGCCTTTGAAAACTTCAAAGGTTGGGACAGACAGATCGGCATAGGTGTTTATGATATACACTCTCCCGCTATACCGGACAAGAACAGCATAAGGCAAATTCTGGAAAGGGCGATGAAGGTGTTGCCCGTGGAACTACTTTGGGTAAATCCAGACTGTGGACTAAAGACAAGAAGGTGGGAAGAGGTAGTGCCAGCCCTCAAAAACATGGTGGAATGTGCGGAGGAACTGAGAAAAGAGCTGGTTAGTGTTTAA
- a CDS encoding lytic transglycosylase domain-containing protein — MKIVMLLTLALLFSCTPTIRQSIFPYKNSNIDVVKKGNFGFSEEEEKFLAQEAKVFNIEIPDREEIRRFVNYFLANRQSFENTLRRASYYIPIILPILQKHGLPEELALLPAIESAFNPFAVSRAGAAGLWQFIPSTARRYGLRVDGEIDERFDVIKSTEAAAMYLKDLYQAFKNWELALAAYNCGESCVARRTGGINFWETQNFLPLETKNYVPAFFAVLLLTRYPEKYGLNINMEKVGLVVNKVQEETKVEKVLADKNLKESVFRDFNPHIRGDRIPAGTYIYLPQGQTALKEEKTILLENGAKVIIR, encoded by the coding sequence ATGAAAATAGTAATGCTTCTTACCCTTGCCCTCTTGTTCTCCTGCACGCCCACCATAAGGCAGAGCATATTCCCTTACAAAAACAGCAACATAGATGTGGTCAAAAAGGGAAACTTTGGCTTTTCGGAGGAGGAGGAGAAGTTTTTAGCACAAGAGGCTAAGGTCTTTAACATAGAGATCCCAGACAGAGAGGAGATAAGAAGGTTTGTCAATTATTTTCTGGCAAACAGGCAGTCCTTTGAAAATACCCTAAGAAGGGCTAGCTACTACATACCAATAATACTCCCTATATTGCAAAAGCACGGTCTGCCGGAGGAGCTTGCCCTATTGCCCGCAATAGAAAGCGCCTTCAATCCATTTGCGGTTTCCCGTGCTGGCGCTGCTGGGCTGTGGCAGTTTATACCCTCTACCGCAAGGAGGTATGGACTTAGGGTGGATGGGGAAATAGACGAGAGGTTTGATGTGATAAAATCCACCGAGGCTGCCGCCATGTATCTGAAAGACCTCTATCAGGCGTTTAAAAACTGGGAGCTTGCCCTGGCAGCCTATAACTGTGGAGAAAGTTGCGTAGCAAGGAGGACAGGTGGGATCAACTTTTGGGAGACGCAGAACTTTCTCCCTCTCGAAACAAAAAATTATGTACCCGCCTTTTTTGCCGTTTTACTTCTTACAAGATACCCAGAAAAGTATGGCCTGAACATCAACATGGAAAAGGTCGGATTGGTGGTAAACAAAGTTCAGGAAGAAACAAAAGTAGAGAAGGTTTTAGCGGATAAGAACCTAAAAGAGAGCGTCTTTAGGGACTTTAACCCTCACATAAGGGGAGATAGGATTCCGGCGGGGACATACATATATTTACCCCAAGGGCAGACCGCCTTAAAAGAAGAAAAAACGATACTACTGGAAAACGGCGCAAAAGTAATAATCAGATGA
- the bioF gene encoding 8-amino-7-oxononanoate synthase, whose protein sequence is MMDWIEEELQKIQQQKLLRRRSLREGLIDLCSNDYLGLREHPEVKEEAIRVIKDYGVGSGASALVSGYTIHHKSLEDKLADFKGVPACVLFGSGYLANLGTIPALVSEGDMILSDQLNHASIIDACRLSRAKVFVFPHLDYEKAEEILKENRKAYRRCLLISDSVFSMDGDIAHLPTLLKLSQEYDCMLMLDEAHATGTLGEKGKGILYAFGIPWQENIILMGTLSKALGSYGAFVCGSQRLVDYLVNRARSLIFSTSLPPSLCASAKKALEILEREKWMVPTLKSVAEEIYRRLSEMGFFVKFYGTPILPIMLYSEEKALELSKYLLERSVFLQAIRYPTVPMGEARLRLTASLKYKKEDLEYFYTLLKSPPPPSLH, encoded by the coding sequence ATGATGGATTGGATTGAGGAGGAGCTACAGAAAATACAACAGCAAAAACTCCTCAGAAGGCGATCTCTACGGGAGGGCTTAATAGACCTTTGCTCCAACGACTATCTTGGTTTAAGAGAACATCCCGAGGTAAAGGAGGAAGCCATCAGGGTAATAAAGGATTACGGTGTTGGTAGCGGTGCATCCGCCTTGGTTTCTGGCTACACGATTCACCACAAGTCTTTGGAGGATAAGCTGGCGGATTTTAAAGGGGTTCCCGCCTGCGTCCTATTTGGTTCTGGATATCTGGCAAACCTGGGCACAATACCCGCCTTGGTCTCCGAAGGAGACATGATCCTCAGCGACCAACTCAACCATGCGTCCATCATAGACGCTTGCAGGCTCTCAAGGGCAAAGGTATTCGTTTTCCCACACCTTGACTATGAGAAGGCTGAGGAGATTCTAAAGGAAAACAGAAAGGCTTACAGAAGGTGTCTGTTGATCTCCGACAGTGTTTTTAGCATGGATGGAGACATAGCCCACCTTCCCACCCTGCTAAAACTCTCTCAGGAGTACGATTGCATGCTAATGCTTGACGAAGCCCACGCAACGGGCACTTTGGGGGAAAAGGGTAAAGGAATACTTTATGCCTTTGGTATTCCTTGGCAGGAAAACATTATATTAATGGGGACCCTCTCAAAGGCTCTGGGCTCTTATGGCGCCTTTGTGTGCGGTTCCCAAAGGCTCGTGGATTACCTCGTAAACAGGGCAAGAAGCCTCATTTTTTCCACCTCTTTGCCTCCTTCCCTGTGTGCGTCCGCAAAAAAGGCTTTGGAGATTTTGGAGAGGGAAAAGTGGATGGTGCCCACTTTGAAGAGTGTGGCGGAGGAGATATACAGAAGACTTTCAGAAATGGGCTTTTTTGTAAAGTTCTATGGTACTCCCATTTTACCCATAATGCTCTACTCGGAAGAAAAAGCCCTTGAGTTGTCCAAGTATCTACTTGAAAGGAGCGTCTTTTTACAGGCTATAAGATATCCCACAGTGCCAATGGGCGAGGCAAGGCTAAGGCTTACTGCAAGCTTGAAATACAAAAAGGAGGACTTGGAATATTTCTATACGTTGCTAAAATCCCCTCCCCCACCCTCCCTTCACTGA